Proteins from a single region of Macaca fascicularis isolate 582-1 chromosome 5, T2T-MFA8v1.1:
- the LOC135970856 gene encoding tubulin beta-8 chain-like, whose product MESVMDVVRKEAESCDCLQGFQLTHSLGGGTGSGMGTLLLSKIREEYPDRITNTFSILPSPKVSDTVVEPYNATLSVHQLIENADETFCIDNEALYDICSRTLKLPTPTYGDLNHLVSATMSGVTTCLCFPGQLNADLWKLAVNMVPFPRLHFFMPGFAPLTSRGSQQYRFLTVAELAQQMSDAGNMMAACDPRHGRYLTAAAIFRGRMPMREVDEQMFNIQNKNSSYFADWLPHNVKTAVCDIPPRGLKMSATFIGNNTAIQELFKRVSEQFTAMFRRKAFLHWYTGEGMDEMEFTEAESNMNDLVSEYRQYQDATAEEEEEERPRTFLF is encoded by the coding sequence ATGGAGTCAGTGATGGACGTTGTCAGAAAGGAGGCTGAGAGCTGTGACTGCCTGCAGGGTTTCCAGCTGACCCACTCCCTGGGTGGGGGGACAGGGTCTGGGATGGGTACCCTTCTGCTCAGTAAGATCCGGGAGGAGTACCCAGACAGGATCACAAACACATTCAGCATCCTGCCCTCGCCCAAGGTGTCAGACACGGTGGTGGAGCCCTACAACGCCACCCTCTCCGTCCACCAGCTCATAGAAAATGCGGATGAGACCTTCTGTATAGACAACGAAGCGTTATACGACATCTGTTCCAGGACCCTGAAACTGCCCACGCCCACCTACGGTGACCTGAACCACCTGGTGTCTGCCACCATGAGCGGGGTCACCACGTGCCTGTGCTTCCCAGGCCAGCTGAATGCTGACCTGTGGAAGCTGGCCGTGAACATGGTTCCATTTCCCCGGCTACATTTCTTCATGCCCGGCTTTGCCCCACTGACCAGCCGGGGCAGCCAGCAGTACCGGTTCCTGACGGTGGCTGAGCTTGCGCAGCAGATGTCTGATGCTGGGAATATGATGGCCGCGTGTGACCCCCGTCATGGCCGCTACCTAACGGCGGCTGCCATTTTCAGGGGTCGCATGCCCATGAGGGAGGTGGATGAACAAATGTTCAACATTCAAAATAAGAACAGCAGCTACTTCGCTGACTGGCTCCCCCACAACGTCAAAACAGCCGTCTGTGACATCCCACCCCGGGGGCTAAAAATGTCGGCCACCTTCATTGGGAACAACACGGCCATCCAGGAGCTCTTCAAGCGTGTCTCAGAGCAGTTTACAGCAATGTTCCGGCGCAAGGCCTTCCTCCATTGGTATACCGGCGAGGGGATGGATGAGATGGAATTTACGGAGGCGGAGAGCAACATGAACGACCTGGTTTCTGAGTATCGACAGTATCAGGATGCCACagccgaggaggaggaggaggagaggcctAGAACTTTCCTTTTCTAG